In one Kitasatospora cineracea genomic region, the following are encoded:
- a CDS encoding DUF6368 family protein, whose translation MAGPVPSIELAEPVPPSALRELRALLTGLSSRCTEPRPGCYDLHLSADRLGTTAPAPPSGPTTLPLPLLTDAPAGLIGFDPQRPCDDRPFDVHLMGPGVGDEDVFTAEHADQPELPAALGFRPSHAVNVSAACNDRVDHLAVALLTAAVMDVLGGVAHAELRPDQLPLVTGLPGLLALFDGDGAALGTADFLRAWAARPGFRLLK comes from the coding sequence ATGGCCGGTCCGGTGCCGTCGATCGAGTTGGCGGAGCCCGTCCCCCCGTCCGCCCTGCGGGAGTTGCGCGCACTGCTGACGGGACTCTCCTCCCGCTGCACGGAGCCGCGGCCCGGCTGCTACGACCTTCACCTGTCCGCCGACCGGCTCGGCACCACGGCTCCCGCACCCCCGTCCGGCCCGACCACCCTCCCGCTCCCCCTGCTCACCGACGCCCCGGCAGGGCTGATCGGGTTCGACCCGCAACGGCCCTGCGACGACCGGCCGTTCGACGTCCACCTGATGGGCCCCGGCGTCGGTGACGAGGACGTCTTCACCGCGGAGCACGCGGACCAGCCCGAACTGCCGGCCGCCCTCGGCTTCCGCCCCAGCCACGCCGTCAACGTCAGCGCCGCCTGCAACGACCGGGTCGACCACCTCGCCGTCGCCCTGCTGACCGCCGCCGTCATGGACGTGCTCGGCGGCGTCGCCCACGCCGAACTGCGCCCTGACCAACTCCCCCTCGTCACCGGCCTGCCCGGCCTGCTCGCCCTCTTCGACGGCGACGGAGCCGCCCTCGGCACCGCGGACTTCCTCCGCGCCTGGGCCGCCCGCCCGGGCTTCCGCCTGCTCAAGTGA
- a CDS encoding ABC transporter substrate-binding protein, translating to MRTELNRRSFVTAAVSVAGAAAMTPLLAACGGGGSKHKTGANSADGVKSALPAFAASTSVTADIPSVAGADGAVTDPAFLTYPASPVATVNGVPGKGGSYSAVTPLWGTVPPAGNSFYTAMNKALGVTLEMKPADGNNYATIIPTMTAAKKLPDWIQLPTWWNPNFNVGELAASQFADLTPFLAGDKVSKYPNLAAIPTGAWQAGIWGDKLYGIPSFSTGFSIAGTTFYRRDLFEAKGITADQVKTLDDLMNLGKELTDEKAGTWAFDDVWTYLFPFFDVPNRWKLADGKLVHKYETPELLEALDWHYRLASAGYLHPDAIAGNNADANTRFYAGKTLIQGGGTGAWNLADSLSGTAATPGFRRGSFDFLTSKAGGTPKLFMGSSTSLISYLNAKLKPEQIEELLAVANYLAAPYGSAEYTMVNFGVEGTHHTRVNGVPTFNDEGKKDVQAQTYPFLATASSVISNPGADQVTKDIAAFQAANVKYLYKPLFWNMNISMPQNIATIDTAQAVEDAIKDCYHGKKKVSDVQAAISTWKTNGGDRLKQWMTDNVLSKYGTGQ from the coding sequence ATGAGAACCGAGCTGAACCGCAGATCCTTCGTCACCGCCGCCGTCTCCGTCGCCGGAGCAGCGGCGATGACCCCCCTGCTGGCCGCCTGCGGGGGCGGCGGCTCGAAGCACAAGACCGGCGCCAACTCCGCCGACGGCGTCAAGTCGGCCCTGCCGGCCTTCGCCGCCAGCACTTCCGTGACCGCCGACATCCCCTCGGTCGCCGGCGCGGACGGCGCGGTGACCGACCCGGCCTTCCTCACCTACCCGGCCAGCCCGGTGGCCACGGTCAACGGCGTGCCCGGCAAGGGCGGCAGCTACTCGGCCGTCACCCCGCTGTGGGGCACCGTCCCGCCCGCGGGCAACTCGTTCTACACCGCGATGAACAAGGCCCTCGGCGTCACCCTCGAGATGAAGCCGGCCGACGGCAACAACTACGCCACCATCATCCCGACCATGACCGCGGCCAAGAAGCTGCCGGACTGGATCCAGCTCCCGACCTGGTGGAACCCGAACTTCAACGTCGGCGAGCTCGCCGCCTCCCAGTTCGCCGACCTCACCCCCTTCCTGGCCGGCGACAAGGTCAGCAAGTACCCGAACCTGGCCGCCATCCCCACCGGCGCCTGGCAGGCGGGCATCTGGGGCGACAAGCTCTACGGCATCCCCTCCTTCTCCACCGGCTTCTCCATCGCGGGCACCACCTTCTACCGCCGTGACCTCTTCGAGGCCAAGGGCATCACCGCGGACCAGGTCAAGACCCTCGACGACCTGATGAACCTGGGCAAGGAGCTCACCGACGAGAAGGCCGGCACCTGGGCCTTCGACGACGTGTGGACCTACCTCTTCCCGTTCTTCGACGTCCCCAACAGGTGGAAGCTCGCCGACGGCAAGCTCGTCCACAAGTACGAGACCCCCGAGCTGCTGGAGGCCCTCGACTGGCACTACAGGCTCGCCAGCGCCGGCTACCTGCACCCCGACGCGATCGCCGGCAACAACGCCGACGCCAACACCCGCTTCTACGCGGGCAAGACCCTGATCCAGGGCGGCGGCACCGGCGCCTGGAACCTCGCCGACAGCCTGTCCGGCACCGCCGCGACCCCCGGCTTCCGGCGCGGCTCGTTCGACTTCCTCACCTCGAAGGCCGGCGGCACGCCCAAGCTGTTCATGGGCTCCTCCACCAGCCTGATCAGCTACCTCAACGCCAAGCTCAAGCCCGAGCAGATCGAGGAACTGCTCGCCGTCGCCAACTACCTGGCCGCGCCGTACGGCTCCGCCGAGTACACGATGGTCAACTTCGGCGTCGAGGGCACCCACCACACCCGGGTCAACGGCGTGCCGACCTTCAACGACGAGGGCAAGAAGGACGTCCAGGCGCAGACCTACCCGTTCCTGGCCACCGCCTCCTCGGTCATCTCCAACCCCGGCGCCGACCAGGTCACCAAGGACATCGCCGCCTTCCAGGCCGCCAACGTCAAGTACCTGTACAAGCCGCTGTTCTGGAACATGAACATCTCGATGCCGCAGAACATCGCCACCATCGACACCGCGCAGGCCGTCGAGGACGCGATCAAGGACTGCTACCACGGCAAGAAGAAGGTCTCCGACGTCCAGGCCGCCATCTCGACCTGGAAGACGAACGGCGGCGACCGCCTCAAGCAGTGGATGACCGACAACGTCCTGAGCAAGTACGGAACGGGTCAGTGA
- the yicI gene encoding alpha-xylosidase produces MKFTDGYWLMRPGVTNRYAAEVADLRAESDRFTLWAPLRRVTNRADTLNSPLLTVDCHSPAEGVIAVRFTHHAGSVRPGGGFELVGRTEGAGTVVRDGSAVELRSGSLVLRVDTEGPWRAEFRSDGELVTSLGERGLGFAVDAEGKHHMVAQLALGVGESVYGLGERFTPFVKNGQTVDIWQADGGTSSEQAYKNVPFHLSSRGYGVLVNHPGRVSYEVASEAVGQVQFSVEDQSMEFLVFQGPTPKEVLTRYTGLLGRPALPPAWALGLWLSTSFTTDYDEATVTRFTRGMAERGIPLSVFHFDCFWMRGYHWSDFVWDPDTFPDPAGMLARLKEQGLKLCVWINPYLAQRSELFEEGLREGYLVRRTDGTVWQWDLWQPGMALVDFTNPAATAWFTERLRRLLDQGVDCFKTDFGERIPTDVVWHDGSDPEQMHNLYTQRYNEAVFELLREERGEGEAVLFARSATAGGQQFPVHWGGDCESTFTAMAESLRGGLSLGLSGFGFWSHDIGGFEGTPTEALFKRWVQFGLLSSHSRLHGSKSYRVPWDYGEEAVDVTRAFTRLKHRLAPYLQRAAQQAHLHGTPVMRAMLLEFPSDPAVAPLDRQYLLGGDLLVAPVFTEDGTVEYYVPEGVWTNVLTGDEITGPRWVRERHGFATLPLLARPDSVLPLAADDSRPVSDWADDLTLLVHAFADGATREVVVPETSGTGAAAVFTVRREGERLLVSTDSPKPWNLQHAGRRHTFPANTFEAELPFS; encoded by the coding sequence ATGAAGTTCACCGACGGCTACTGGCTGATGCGCCCGGGCGTGACCAACCGCTACGCCGCCGAGGTGGCCGACCTCCGCGCCGAGTCGGACCGGTTCACCCTCTGGGCGCCGCTGCGCCGGGTCACCAACCGGGCCGACACGCTCAACTCCCCCCTGCTGACCGTGGATTGCCACTCCCCCGCGGAAGGGGTGATCGCCGTCCGGTTCACCCACCACGCCGGGTCGGTCCGTCCCGGCGGCGGCTTCGAACTGGTCGGCCGCACCGAGGGCGCGGGCACGGTGGTCCGGGACGGCTCGGCGGTCGAACTCCGGTCCGGCTCGCTGGTGTTGCGGGTGGACACCGAGGGCCCGTGGCGGGCCGAGTTCCGCTCCGACGGCGAGCTGGTCACCTCGCTCGGCGAGCGCGGCCTCGGCTTCGCCGTCGATGCCGAGGGCAAGCACCACATGGTGGCCCAACTGGCGCTCGGCGTCGGCGAGTCGGTGTACGGGCTGGGCGAGCGGTTCACCCCGTTCGTCAAGAACGGCCAGACCGTGGACATCTGGCAGGCCGACGGCGGCACCAGCAGCGAACAGGCGTACAAGAACGTCCCGTTCCACCTGAGCAGCCGCGGCTACGGCGTGCTGGTCAACCACCCCGGGCGGGTCTCGTACGAGGTGGCCTCGGAGGCCGTCGGGCAGGTGCAGTTCAGCGTCGAGGACCAGTCGATGGAGTTCCTGGTCTTCCAGGGGCCCACCCCCAAGGAGGTGCTGACCCGCTACACCGGTCTGCTCGGCCGCCCGGCCCTGCCGCCGGCCTGGGCGCTGGGCCTGTGGCTGTCGACCTCCTTCACCACCGACTACGACGAGGCGACCGTCACCCGGTTCACCCGGGGCATGGCCGAGCGCGGCATCCCGCTGAGCGTCTTCCACTTCGACTGCTTCTGGATGCGCGGCTACCACTGGAGCGACTTCGTCTGGGACCCGGACACCTTCCCGGACCCGGCGGGCATGCTGGCCCGGCTCAAGGAGCAGGGTCTGAAGCTGTGCGTGTGGATCAACCCGTACCTGGCGCAGCGCTCCGAGCTGTTCGAGGAGGGCCTGCGCGAGGGCTACCTGGTGCGGCGCACCGACGGCACGGTCTGGCAGTGGGACCTGTGGCAGCCCGGCATGGCGCTGGTGGACTTCACCAACCCGGCGGCGACGGCCTGGTTCACCGAGCGGCTGCGCCGGCTGCTCGACCAGGGCGTGGACTGCTTCAAGACCGACTTCGGCGAGCGGATCCCCACCGACGTGGTGTGGCACGACGGCAGCGACCCGGAGCAGATGCACAACCTGTACACCCAGCGGTACAACGAGGCCGTCTTCGAGCTGCTGCGCGAGGAGCGCGGCGAGGGCGAGGCGGTGCTGTTCGCCCGGTCGGCGACGGCGGGCGGGCAGCAGTTCCCGGTGCACTGGGGCGGCGACTGCGAGTCGACGTTCACCGCGATGGCGGAGTCGCTGCGCGGCGGCCTGTCGCTGGGCCTGTCCGGCTTCGGGTTCTGGAGCCACGACATCGGCGGCTTCGAGGGCACCCCGACCGAGGCGCTGTTCAAGCGCTGGGTGCAGTTCGGCCTGCTCTCCTCGCACAGCCGCCTGCACGGCTCCAAGTCGTACCGGGTGCCGTGGGACTACGGCGAGGAGGCGGTGGACGTCACCCGCGCCTTCACCCGGCTCAAGCACCGCCTCGCCCCCTACCTCCAGCGCGCCGCCCAGCAGGCCCACCTGCACGGCACGCCGGTGATGCGGGCGATGCTGCTGGAGTTCCCGTCCGACCCGGCGGTCGCCCCGCTGGACCGGCAGTACCTGCTCGGCGGCGACCTGCTGGTGGCGCCGGTGTTCACCGAGGACGGCACGGTCGAGTACTACGTCCCCGAGGGTGTCTGGACCAACGTGCTGACGGGCGACGAGATCACCGGCCCGCGCTGGGTCCGCGAACGCCACGGCTTCGCCACCCTCCCGCTGCTGGCCCGCCCCGACTCCGTCCTCCCGCTCGCCGCCGACGACTCCCGCCCGGTCTCCGACTGGGCCGACGACCTCACCCTGTTGGTCCACGCCTTCGCCGACGGCGCCACCCGCGAGGTCGTCGTCCCGGAGACCTCCGGCACCGGCGCGGCAGCCGTCTTCACCGTCCGCCGCGAGGGCGAGCGCCTCCTCGTCAGCACCGACAGCCCCAAGCCCTGGAACCTCCAGCACGCGGGCCGCCGCCACACCTTCCCGGCGAACACCTTCGAGGCCGAACTCCCATTCTCCTGA
- a CDS encoding LacI family DNA-binding transcriptional regulator, with protein MVTLADVARHAGVSPSTVSYVLSGKRSISEATRRRVQHAVEELGYHPNAGARALAGRRSHIIALVVPLRTDVYVPIMMEIAVSVTMAARQHGYDVLLITNDEGPDGVRRVAASGLADGVILMDVELDDERIPVLREQGIQASMIGLPADSTGLSCVDHDFAAAGAQCADHLADLGHRDVAFIGYAPAVYHRHAGYAERTLTGFRERALERGLRFLHRPCEGTYESTAGTLARILADRPDTTGFVVQNENAIGPLLQLLPTSGRTVPEDASVVALCPEQLAEQYAPGLTAVTGPAQELGRVAVDQVMRRIAAAERGTDPEDELVLLAPVLTPRQSSGPLLTPVPPARRR; from the coding sequence ATGGTGACTCTCGCCGACGTGGCCCGGCACGCGGGCGTCTCGCCCAGCACCGTCAGCTACGTGCTCAGCGGCAAGCGATCGATCTCGGAGGCCACCCGCCGCCGCGTCCAGCACGCCGTCGAGGAGCTCGGCTACCACCCCAACGCCGGCGCCCGCGCGCTCGCCGGACGGCGCTCCCACATCATCGCCCTCGTCGTGCCGCTGCGCACCGACGTGTACGTGCCGATCATGATGGAGATCGCCGTCTCGGTCACCATGGCGGCCCGTCAGCACGGCTACGACGTGCTGCTGATCACCAACGACGAAGGCCCCGACGGGGTCCGCCGGGTCGCCGCCAGCGGCCTGGCGGACGGGGTCATCCTGATGGACGTCGAACTCGACGACGAGCGCATCCCCGTGCTGCGCGAACAGGGCATCCAGGCCTCGATGATCGGCCTGCCCGCCGACAGCACCGGCCTGTCCTGCGTCGACCACGACTTCGCCGCGGCCGGCGCCCAGTGCGCCGACCACCTCGCCGACCTCGGCCACCGGGACGTCGCCTTCATCGGCTACGCGCCCGCCGTCTACCACCGCCACGCCGGCTACGCCGAACGCACCCTGACGGGCTTTCGGGAGCGCGCCCTCGAACGCGGCCTGAGATTCCTGCACCGGCCCTGCGAAGGCACCTACGAATCCACGGCCGGCACCCTGGCCCGGATCCTCGCCGACCGCCCCGACACCACCGGCTTCGTCGTCCAGAACGAGAACGCCATCGGCCCGCTGCTGCAACTGCTGCCCACCAGCGGACGCACCGTCCCCGAGGACGCCTCGGTGGTCGCGCTCTGCCCCGAACAGCTCGCCGAGCAGTACGCCCCCGGCCTCACCGCCGTCACCGGACCCGCCCAGGAACTCGGCCGGGTCGCCGTCGACCAGGTGATGCGCCGGATCGCCGCCGCCGAACGCGGCACCGACCCCGAGGACGAACTCGTCCTGCTGGCCCCCGTCCTGACGCCCCGGCAGAGCAGCGGCCCGCTGCTCACCCCCGTCCCGCCCGCCCGAAGGAGGTAG
- a CDS encoding glycoside hydrolase family 3 protein — protein MSSPSPSAAETSAERYPFHDSALPLDKRVDDLLSRLSPAERLSMLHQYAPAVPRLGIGAFRTGAEALHGVSWLGVATAFPQAVGLGASWDEELVREVAEATSTELRAFHHHRPAAIAPDRGPNSLQAWAPVLNLLRDPRWGRNEEGYSEDPVHTARLGEAFCRGLAGDDPTYLRAAPVLKHFLAYNNEDDRCTTSSGLRPRVLHEYDLAAFKPAVASGAATGVMAAYNLVNGRPCHVSPLLETELRRWAEPTGRQLFVVSDAEAPSNLVDPEHYFDDHAESHAAALKAGIDSFTDHGEDSETVIGRLREALERGLVDQADIDLAVRRQFELRFRMGEFDPELDPYAHIGPEVVDSAPHRALARRAAAASTVLLKNTGLLPLTDPARKIAVIGPHGDALFEDWYSGTLPYAVTVADGLRARLAPAGGELTVHEGIDRILLRAASTGEPLNGTAFDLGDWGLGVLTLRAADNGRFLSVKEDGSLVADQAVVKSWDVHETFRLVDATDAPEGETDGAAEDGPDRGAVLLQSVLTGRYAAADADGTLRVTAEDAAGAERFTRELLRDGRAEAVAAATAADLAVVVLGNHPLIHGRETEDRRGLALPPAQEELLKEVAAVRPDTALIVMSSYPYAVDWADEHLPAVLWTSHGGQETGHALADVLFGDADPAGRLPQTWYRGDDELPHPLDYDIIQAGWTYQYHQAAPRYPFGHGLSYGAFQYGELEVDAATVGQDGSIRAALTVSNTGSRPGTEVVQLYVRPLEARYQAPRRRLADFRKITLAPGQSRRLVFDLPAAAHLAHWDVATGAFTVDPGRYQLLAAASAEDVRATVQVTVEGPAPAPRTVLGRRTAAADFDAHWGIALVDATREAGDAVTPAGSEAELLFSTVELTGAREVSAEVALEGAPEGAAAGAELEFTADGQVLATLTVPPTGGRYAWTTVTAALSDAPQGVHDLRVTLRGPLRLAAFTVA, from the coding sequence TTGAGTTCCCCGTCCCCGTCCGCCGCCGAGACCTCGGCCGAGCGGTACCCGTTCCACGATTCCGCGCTTCCGTTGGACAAGCGCGTCGACGACCTGTTGTCCAGGCTCTCCCCCGCCGAGCGCCTCTCGATGCTCCACCAGTACGCCCCCGCCGTGCCCCGCCTGGGCATCGGCGCCTTCCGCACCGGCGCGGAGGCCCTGCACGGCGTCTCCTGGCTCGGCGTGGCCACCGCGTTCCCGCAGGCCGTCGGCCTCGGCGCGAGCTGGGACGAGGAACTGGTCCGCGAGGTCGCCGAGGCGACCTCGACCGAGCTGCGCGCCTTCCACCACCACCGCCCCGCCGCCATCGCCCCCGACCGCGGCCCGAACAGCCTGCAGGCCTGGGCCCCGGTGCTGAACCTGCTGCGCGACCCGCGCTGGGGCCGCAACGAGGAGGGCTACTCCGAGGACCCGGTGCACACCGCCCGCCTCGGCGAGGCGTTCTGCCGCGGCCTGGCCGGCGACGACCCGACCTACCTGCGGGCCGCCCCGGTGCTCAAGCACTTCCTCGCGTACAACAACGAGGACGACCGCTGCACCACCTCCTCCGGCCTGCGCCCGCGCGTCCTGCACGAGTACGACCTGGCCGCGTTCAAGCCCGCGGTCGCCTCCGGCGCGGCCACCGGGGTGATGGCCGCGTACAACCTGGTCAACGGCCGCCCCTGCCACGTCTCCCCGCTGCTGGAGACCGAGCTGCGCCGCTGGGCCGAGCCGACCGGCCGACAGCTCTTCGTGGTCTCCGACGCCGAGGCCCCCTCCAACCTGGTCGACCCGGAGCACTACTTCGACGACCACGCCGAGAGCCACGCCGCCGCGCTGAAGGCCGGCATCGACTCCTTCACCGACCACGGCGAGGACAGCGAGACCGTCATCGGCCGGCTGCGCGAGGCCCTGGAGCGCGGCCTGGTCGACCAGGCCGACATCGACCTCGCGGTCCGCCGCCAGTTCGAACTCCGGTTCCGGATGGGCGAGTTCGACCCCGAGCTGGACCCGTACGCGCACATCGGCCCCGAGGTGGTCGACAGCGCCCCGCACCGCGCACTGGCCCGCCGGGCCGCCGCCGCCTCCACCGTCCTGCTGAAGAACACCGGCCTGCTGCCGCTCACCGACCCGGCGCGGAAGATCGCCGTGATCGGCCCGCACGGCGACGCGCTGTTCGAGGACTGGTACTCCGGCACGCTGCCCTACGCGGTCACCGTCGCCGACGGCCTGCGCGCCCGACTCGCCCCCGCCGGAGGCGAGTTGACGGTGCACGAGGGCATCGACCGGATCCTGCTGCGGGCCGCCTCCACCGGCGAACCGCTGAACGGCACCGCCTTCGACCTCGGCGACTGGGGCCTCGGCGTGCTCACCCTGCGCGCCGCCGACAACGGGCGGTTCCTCTCGGTCAAGGAGGACGGCTCGCTGGTCGCCGACCAGGCCGTCGTCAAGAGCTGGGACGTGCACGAGACCTTCCGGCTGGTCGACGCGACCGACGCGCCCGAGGGCGAGACGGACGGCGCGGCCGAGGACGGTCCCGACCGCGGCGCCGTGCTGCTGCAGTCCGTGCTGACCGGCAGGTACGCGGCCGCCGACGCCGACGGCACCCTGCGGGTCACCGCCGAGGACGCCGCCGGCGCCGAGCGCTTCACCCGTGAACTGCTGCGCGACGGACGGGCGGAGGCCGTCGCCGCGGCCACCGCCGCCGACCTCGCCGTGGTCGTGCTCGGCAACCACCCGCTGATCCACGGCCGCGAGACCGAGGACCGCCGGGGCCTGGCCCTGCCGCCCGCCCAGGAGGAACTGCTCAAGGAGGTCGCCGCCGTCCGCCCGGACACCGCGCTGATCGTGATGAGCAGCTACCCGTACGCCGTCGACTGGGCCGACGAGCACCTGCCCGCCGTCCTGTGGACCTCGCACGGCGGCCAGGAGACCGGCCACGCCCTCGCCGACGTGCTGTTCGGCGACGCAGACCCGGCCGGCCGGCTCCCGCAGACCTGGTACCGCGGCGACGACGAGCTGCCGCACCCGCTGGACTACGACATCATCCAGGCCGGCTGGACGTACCAGTACCACCAGGCCGCGCCGCGCTACCCGTTCGGCCACGGCCTGTCCTACGGCGCCTTCCAGTACGGCGAGTTGGAGGTCGACGCGGCCACCGTCGGCCAGGACGGCAGCATCCGGGCCGCCCTGACCGTCAGCAACACCGGCAGCCGCCCCGGCACCGAGGTGGTGCAGCTGTACGTGCGCCCGCTGGAGGCCCGCTACCAGGCGCCGCGCCGCAGACTGGCCGACTTCCGGAAGATCACCCTGGCGCCCGGCCAGAGCCGCCGCCTGGTCTTCGACCTCCCGGCCGCCGCCCACCTGGCGCACTGGGACGTCGCCACCGGCGCGTTCACCGTCGACCCGGGCCGCTACCAGCTGCTCGCCGCGGCCTCCGCCGAGGACGTCCGCGCCACCGTCCAGGTCACCGTCGAGGGCCCGGCCCCCGCACCGCGCACCGTCCTGGGCCGCCGCACCGCGGCCGCGGACTTCGACGCGCACTGGGGCATCGCCCTGGTCGACGCCACCCGGGAGGCCGGCGACGCGGTCACCCCCGCCGGGTCCGAGGCCGAACTCCTCTTCTCCACCGTCGAGTTGACCGGTGCCCGGGAAGTCTCGGCGGAGGTCGCCCTGGAGGGCGCACCGGAGGGCGCAGCAGCCGGCGCCGAGCTGGAGTTCACGGCGGACGGGCAGGTGCTCGCCACCCTCACCGTCCCGCCGACCGGCGGCCGGTACGCCTGGACGACCGTCACGGCCGCGCTGTCCGACGCCCCCCAGGGCGTGCACGACCTGCGGGTCACCCTGCGCGGGCCGCTCCGGCTCGCCGCCTTCACCGTCGCCTGA
- a CDS encoding carbohydrate ABC transporter permease, with protein MSQTPTTVRADAPTAAPTAAEPRPARTGRPRARAGRAPWEEPPTLIGQGAKGVTLAGVIAAVAVPLWIIALTSISTPGAVNRAGGLVIWPDGITFDAYRQMLGDGTVRTALMVSFAITVVGTLVSMIVSVMAAYGLSRSESFAHRPILTLLIVTMFVSGGLIPTFLVVTGLGGYDQWWSLILPSAVSVFNILVLRSFYSTTSADLIDAARLDGAGDWRILWSVVLPTSRAVTAVIALFYAVGYWNSFFNVMLYMPTSAEKWPLQYVLLTYVNRGNGLPGSVNSGFGAANAQTAPLTLQMAVVVLTLVPLLMVYPFMQKHFRTGVLTGAIKG; from the coding sequence ATGAGCCAGACACCCACCACCGTCCGCGCGGACGCCCCGACCGCGGCGCCCACCGCGGCCGAGCCCCGCCCGGCCCGGACCGGCCGCCCCCGCGCCCGGGCCGGACGGGCCCCCTGGGAAGAGCCGCCCACCCTGATCGGCCAGGGCGCCAAGGGCGTCACCCTGGCCGGCGTGATCGCCGCCGTCGCCGTCCCGCTCTGGATCATCGCACTGACCAGCATCTCCACCCCCGGCGCCGTCAACCGGGCCGGCGGGCTGGTGATCTGGCCCGACGGCATCACCTTCGACGCCTACCGGCAGATGCTCGGCGACGGCACCGTCCGCACCGCCCTGATGGTCAGCTTCGCCATCACCGTCGTCGGCACCCTGGTGTCCATGATCGTCTCGGTGATGGCGGCCTACGGCCTCTCCCGCTCCGAGTCCTTCGCGCACCGGCCGATCCTGACCCTGCTGATCGTCACCATGTTCGTCAGCGGCGGCCTGATCCCGACCTTCCTGGTGGTCACCGGCCTCGGCGGCTACGACCAGTGGTGGTCGCTGATCCTGCCCAGCGCCGTCTCGGTGTTCAACATCCTGGTGCTGCGCTCGTTCTACTCCACCACCTCCGCCGACCTGATCGACGCCGCCCGGCTCGACGGCGCCGGCGACTGGCGGATCCTGTGGTCCGTGGTGCTGCCCACCTCCCGGGCCGTCACCGCCGTCATCGCGCTGTTCTACGCGGTCGGCTACTGGAACTCGTTCTTCAACGTGATGCTCTACATGCCGACCTCGGCCGAGAAGTGGCCGCTGCAGTACGTGCTGCTGACCTACGTCAACCGCGGCAACGGGCTGCCCGGTTCCGTCAACTCCGGTTTCGGGGCCGCCAACGCGCAGACCGCGCCGCTCACCCTGCAGATGGCCGTGGTGGTCCTCACCCTGGTGCCGCTGCTCATGGTCTACCCGTTCATGCAGAAGCACTTCCGCACCGGCGTGCTGACCGGCGCCATCAAGGGCTGA
- a CDS encoding ABC transporter permease, with amino-acid sequence MSTARSERGTPDTAGGAAGRKGRTGKNGAVRLNWRVRLRRDRTLLLMTVPAVVLLLIFNYAPLFGLVTAFQYYDPLVGVRDSEWAGLAQFQQLFHDPLFWGALKNTLWLSLVQLVLFFPVPIALALLLNTVLSERLRNFIQSVVYLPHFFSWVLAITIFQQMLGGAGILNHFLRQNDIAPWDITTNPHTFALLVTSQAIWKEAGWGIIVFLAALAAINTDLYEAAAVDGAGRWRRMWHITLPGLRGVIVLMLVLRLGNALTVGFEQFLIQREAVGHESADVLDTFSFYYGIATGNYSFGAAAGLFKSVISLLLIWGANKLAHAFGEDGLYRK; translated from the coding sequence GTGAGCACAGCGCGATCGGAGCGGGGCACGCCCGACACCGCCGGGGGAGCCGCCGGCCGGAAGGGCCGCACCGGGAAGAACGGTGCCGTCCGGCTGAACTGGCGGGTCAGGCTGCGGCGGGACAGGACGCTGCTGCTGATGACCGTCCCGGCCGTGGTCCTGCTGCTGATCTTCAACTACGCGCCGTTGTTCGGCCTGGTCACCGCGTTCCAGTACTACGACCCGTTGGTCGGCGTGCGCGACAGCGAGTGGGCCGGCCTCGCGCAGTTCCAGCAGCTCTTCCACGACCCGCTGTTCTGGGGGGCGCTGAAGAACACCCTCTGGCTCAGCCTGGTCCAGCTGGTGCTGTTCTTCCCCGTTCCGATCGCGCTGGCCCTGCTGCTCAACACGGTGCTCAGCGAACGGCTGCGGAACTTCATCCAGTCCGTGGTCTACCTGCCGCACTTCTTCTCCTGGGTGCTGGCCATCACGATCTTCCAGCAGATGCTCGGCGGCGCCGGAATCCTCAACCACTTCCTGCGGCAGAACGACATCGCCCCCTGGGACATCACCACCAACCCGCACACCTTCGCCCTCCTGGTCACCTCGCAGGCGATCTGGAAGGAGGCCGGCTGGGGCATCATCGTCTTCCTCGCCGCGCTGGCCGCCATCAACACCGACCTGTACGAGGCCGCCGCCGTCGACGGCGCCGGACGCTGGCGCCGGATGTGGCACATCACCCTGCCCGGCCTGCGCGGCGTGATCGTGCTGATGCTGGTGCTGCGCCTGGGCAACGCGCTGACCGTGGGCTTCGAGCAGTTCCTGATCCAGCGCGAGGCGGTCGGCCACGAATCCGCCGACGTGCTCGACACCTTCTCCTTCTACTACGGCATCGCCACCGGCAACTACAGCTTCGGCGCCGCGGCCGGCCTCTTCAAGAGCGTCATCTCGCTGCTGCTGATCTGGGGGGCCAACAAGCTGGCACACGCCTTCGGCGAGGACGGGTTGTACCGCAAATGA